One Struthio camelus isolate bStrCam1 unplaced genomic scaffold, bStrCam1.hap1 HAP1_SCAFFOLD_123, whole genome shotgun sequence genomic window carries:
- the MED25 gene encoding mediator of RNA polymerase II transcription subunit 25 isoform X1, with protein sequence MVVPALEPPPAMVADVVFVVEGTANLGPHFEALRKHYLLPAIEYFNGGPPAETDFGGDFGGTQYSLVVFNAVDCAPESYVQSHAPTSSAHEFLTWLDRVQFVGGGGESCSLIAEGLSTALQLFDDFKKMREQIGQTHKVCVLICNSPPYLLPAVESTTYSGYSTENLAQRIGERGIHFSVVAPRKLPALRALFEKAGPGGLLEAQPKDYSQDPRHLVLIRGVALPVGSAAGSGPPQPKPAVAPPQLPPAAPQLPPAPQQPLPPVSQPYQVPPPSTLNAAQAAAQSAVEAAKSQKSLATRFSSLPPLQPPFSQAPAPALPAGPIASLAPKLPGAPPAPPGPGLLPPGPPQPPAQPGAPPMPSAGPPSTGAPQPTAPPLGATPLAGAQQSVSNKVLAWSGVLEWQEKPKPASVDSSTKLTRSLPCQVYVNPGENLKTDQWPQKLIMQLIPQQLLTTLGPLFRNSRMVQFHFTNKDLESLKGLYRIMGNGFAGCVHFPHTAPCEVRVLMLLYSSKKKIFMGLIPYDQSGFVNGIRQVITNHKQVQQQKIEQQRSLGGSAAVPGAASFLPKQPGALPVAGAVQPQMPGQQVSPALATVGIMEEQQRQQSLLQLRAQQQAAASQQQAQQPPPAPSAAAPPAPSAPPAPGPPPAGPPPPAAATSQPGGALLRPQNPGANPQLRSLLLSQQPPQGGVPPPQQPLHHLQPPAQPPLLPHQALGQGQLPLLHPPPPPGQAWPGQLGPRAPLPGQMLLPPGPRGPVPQGGLQPVQAPSVMEEDILMDLI encoded by the exons ATGGTGGTGCCGGCGCTGgagcccccccccgccatggtGGCCGACGTGGTGTTCGTGGTGGAGGGCACGGCCAACCTGGGCCCCCACTTCGAGGCCCTGCGCAAGCACTACCTGCTGCCCGCCATCga GTACTTCAACGGGGGACCCCCGGCCGAGACCGACTTCGGGGGTGAC TTTGGGGGTACGCAGTACAGCCTGGTGGTGTTCAACGCGGTGGACTGCGCCCCCGAGTCGTACGTGCAGAGCCACGCGCCCACCAGCAGCGCCCACGAGTTCCTCACCTGGCTCGACCGCGTCCA gttcgtgggtggggggggcgagagcTGCAGCCTCATCGCCGAGGGGCTCAGCACGGCCCTGCAGCTCTTCGACGACTTCAAGAAGATGCGGGAGCAGAT CGGGCAGACACACAAGGTGTGCGTGCTCATCTGCAACTCGCCGCCCTACCTGCTGCCGGCCGTGGAGAGCACCACGTACTCGGGCTACAGCACCGAGAACCTGGCGCAGCGCATCGGCGag CGCGGCATCCACTTCTCGGTGGTGGCCCCGCGGAAGCTGCCGGCGCTGCGGGCGCTCTTCGAGAAGGCCGGTCCGGGGGGGCTGCTCGAGGCGCAGCCCAAGGACTACAGCCAGGACCCGCGGCACCTCGTCCTCATCCGCGGCGTGGCCCTGCCCG tgggcagcgccgccggctccggccccccccagcccaagCCGGCCGtggcccccccccagctgccccccgccgccccccagctgcccccggccccccagcagccgctgccccccgtCTCGCAGCCCTACCAG gtgcccccccccagcaccctcaacGCCGCCCAAGCTGCCGCCCAGTCGGCCGTGGAGGCCGCCAAGAGCCAGAAGAGCCTGGCCACGCGCT tctcctCGCtgccccccctgcagccccccttcAGCCAGGCGCCTGCCCCGGCTTTGCCTGCCGGCCCCATCGCCTCGCTGGCCCCCAAActgcccggcgcccccccggccccccccggccctggcctgctgccccccggtcccccgcagccccccgcccagCCTGGTGCCCCCCCCATG cccagcgcGGGGCCCCCCAGCACCGGGGCCCCCCAGCCCACCGCCCCCCCACTGGGGGCCACCCCCCTGGCCGGGGCCCAGCAGTCGGTGAGCAACAAGGTGCTGGCTTGGAGCGGGGTGCTGGAGTGGCAGGAG aagccCAAGCCGGCCTCGGTGGACTCGAGCACCAAGCTGACGCGCTCGCTGCCCTGCCAGGTCTACGTGAACCCCGGCGAGAACct gAAGACGGACCAGTGGCCGCAGAAGCTCATCATGCAGCTCATCCCGCAGCAGCTCCTG aCCACGCTGGGACCTCTGTTTAGGAACTCGCGCATGGTCCAGTTCCACTTCACCAACAAGGACCTGGAGTCGCTCAAGGGACTCTACCGCATCATGGGCAACGGCTTC gcgGGCTGCGTGCACTTCCCGCACACGGCGCCCTGCGAGGTGCGCGTCCTCATGCTGCTCTACTCCTCCAAGAAGAAGATCTTCATGGGCCTCATCCCCTACGACCAGAGCGGCTTCGTCAACGGCATCCGCCAGGTCATCACCAACCACAAGCAGGTCCAGCAGCAGAAGATCGAGCAGCAGCGCAGT CTGGGGGGGTCAGcggcggtgcccggcgctgcctccTTCTTGCCTAAACAGCCGGGCGCCCTGCCCGTGGCCGGGGCCGTGCAGCCGCAG ATGCCGGGGCAGCAGGTGAGCCCGGCCTTGGCCACCGTGGGCATCATGgaggagcagcagcggcagcagagcCTG ctgcagctgcgggcgcagcagcaggcagccgccagccagcagcaggcgcagcagccccccccggccccctccgccgctgcccctccggccccctcggcccccccagccccgggaccccccccagccggGCCACCCCCCCCTGCTGCCGCCACCAGCCAGCCCGGGGGGGCCCTGCTGCGCCCCCAAAACCCCGGCGCCAACCCCCAGCTCCGCAGCCTCCTGCTCAGCCAGCAGCCG CCGCAGGGGggcgtccccccgccccagcagcccctgcaccacctgcagcccccggcgcagccccccctGCTGCCCCACCAGGCCCTGGGCCAGGGGCAACTGCCCTTgctgcacccgccgccccccccggggcaggcctggccggggcagctgggcccccgcgcccccctcccag GCCAGATGCTGCTGCCCCCTGGCCCGCGCGGCCCCGTGCCCCAGGGGGGGCTGCAGCCGGTGCAGGCGCCCAGCGTCATGGAGGAGGACATCCTCATGGACCTCATCTAG
- the MED25 gene encoding mediator of RNA polymerase II transcription subunit 25 isoform X2: MVVPALEPPPAMVADVVFVVEGTANLGPHFEALRKHYLLPAIEYFNGGPPAETDFGGDFGGTQYSLVVFNAVDCAPESYVQSHAPTSSAHEFLTWLDRVQFVGGGGESCSLIAEGLSTALQLFDDFKKMREQIGQTHKVCVLICNSPPYLLPAVESTTYSGYSTENLAQRIGERGIHFSVVAPRKLPALRALFEKAGPGGLLEAQPKDYSQDPRHLVLIRGVALPVGSAAGSGPPQPKPAVAPPQLPPAAPQLPPAPQQPLPPVSQPYQVPPPSTLNAAQAAAQSAVEAAKSQKSLATRFSSLPPLQPPFSQAPAPALPAGPIASLAPKLPGAPPAPPGPGLLPPGPPQPPAQPGAPPMPSAGPPSTGAPQPTAPPLGATPLAGAQQSVSNKVLAWSGVLEWQEKPKPASVDSSTKLTRSLPCQVYVNPGENLKTDQWPQKLIMQLIPQQLLTTLGPLFRNSRMVQFHFTNKDLESLKGLYRIMGNGFAGCVHFPHTAPCEVRVLMLLYSSKKKIFMGLIPYDQSGFVNGIRQVITNHKQVQQQKIEQQRSLGGSAAVPGAASFLPKQPGALPVAGAVQPQMPGQQVSPALATVGIMEEQQRQQSLLQLRAQQQAAASQQQAQQPPPAPSAAAPPAPSAPPAPGPPPAGPPPPAAATSQPGGALLRPQNPGANPQLRSLLLSQQPPQGGVPPPQQPLHHLQPVQAPSVMEEDILMDLI, translated from the exons ATGGTGGTGCCGGCGCTGgagcccccccccgccatggtGGCCGACGTGGTGTTCGTGGTGGAGGGCACGGCCAACCTGGGCCCCCACTTCGAGGCCCTGCGCAAGCACTACCTGCTGCCCGCCATCga GTACTTCAACGGGGGACCCCCGGCCGAGACCGACTTCGGGGGTGAC TTTGGGGGTACGCAGTACAGCCTGGTGGTGTTCAACGCGGTGGACTGCGCCCCCGAGTCGTACGTGCAGAGCCACGCGCCCACCAGCAGCGCCCACGAGTTCCTCACCTGGCTCGACCGCGTCCA gttcgtgggtggggggggcgagagcTGCAGCCTCATCGCCGAGGGGCTCAGCACGGCCCTGCAGCTCTTCGACGACTTCAAGAAGATGCGGGAGCAGAT CGGGCAGACACACAAGGTGTGCGTGCTCATCTGCAACTCGCCGCCCTACCTGCTGCCGGCCGTGGAGAGCACCACGTACTCGGGCTACAGCACCGAGAACCTGGCGCAGCGCATCGGCGag CGCGGCATCCACTTCTCGGTGGTGGCCCCGCGGAAGCTGCCGGCGCTGCGGGCGCTCTTCGAGAAGGCCGGTCCGGGGGGGCTGCTCGAGGCGCAGCCCAAGGACTACAGCCAGGACCCGCGGCACCTCGTCCTCATCCGCGGCGTGGCCCTGCCCG tgggcagcgccgccggctccggccccccccagcccaagCCGGCCGtggcccccccccagctgccccccgccgccccccagctgcccccggccccccagcagccgctgccccccgtCTCGCAGCCCTACCAG gtgcccccccccagcaccctcaacGCCGCCCAAGCTGCCGCCCAGTCGGCCGTGGAGGCCGCCAAGAGCCAGAAGAGCCTGGCCACGCGCT tctcctCGCtgccccccctgcagccccccttcAGCCAGGCGCCTGCCCCGGCTTTGCCTGCCGGCCCCATCGCCTCGCTGGCCCCCAAActgcccggcgcccccccggccccccccggccctggcctgctgccccccggtcccccgcagccccccgcccagCCTGGTGCCCCCCCCATG cccagcgcGGGGCCCCCCAGCACCGGGGCCCCCCAGCCCACCGCCCCCCCACTGGGGGCCACCCCCCTGGCCGGGGCCCAGCAGTCGGTGAGCAACAAGGTGCTGGCTTGGAGCGGGGTGCTGGAGTGGCAGGAG aagccCAAGCCGGCCTCGGTGGACTCGAGCACCAAGCTGACGCGCTCGCTGCCCTGCCAGGTCTACGTGAACCCCGGCGAGAACct gAAGACGGACCAGTGGCCGCAGAAGCTCATCATGCAGCTCATCCCGCAGCAGCTCCTG aCCACGCTGGGACCTCTGTTTAGGAACTCGCGCATGGTCCAGTTCCACTTCACCAACAAGGACCTGGAGTCGCTCAAGGGACTCTACCGCATCATGGGCAACGGCTTC gcgGGCTGCGTGCACTTCCCGCACACGGCGCCCTGCGAGGTGCGCGTCCTCATGCTGCTCTACTCCTCCAAGAAGAAGATCTTCATGGGCCTCATCCCCTACGACCAGAGCGGCTTCGTCAACGGCATCCGCCAGGTCATCACCAACCACAAGCAGGTCCAGCAGCAGAAGATCGAGCAGCAGCGCAGT CTGGGGGGGTCAGcggcggtgcccggcgctgcctccTTCTTGCCTAAACAGCCGGGCGCCCTGCCCGTGGCCGGGGCCGTGCAGCCGCAG ATGCCGGGGCAGCAGGTGAGCCCGGCCTTGGCCACCGTGGGCATCATGgaggagcagcagcggcagcagagcCTG ctgcagctgcgggcgcagcagcaggcagccgccagccagcagcaggcgcagcagccccccccggccccctccgccgctgcccctccggccccctcggcccccccagccccgggaccccccccagccggGCCACCCCCCCCTGCTGCCGCCACCAGCCAGCCCGGGGGGGCCCTGCTGCGCCCCCAAAACCCCGGCGCCAACCCCCAGCTCCGCAGCCTCCTGCTCAGCCAGCAGCCG CCGCAGGGGggcgtccccccgccccagcagcccctgcaccac CTGCAGCCGGTGCAGGCGCCCAGCGTCATGGAGGAGGACATCCTCATGGACCTCATCTAG